A region of the Pirellulales bacterium genome:
CAGATCTTCGTCGCTTCCGCGCACCCACAACGTGACTTCGGCCCCGTACAGAATGGAGTCATTTGTACGGCCGATCGCCGCTAGATCATCGACAGCCACAGGAGGAAGTGGTGCGACCCCGAAACCGCTTTCGATACGCGTCAAATCGAAACCGATTTCGTGCAGTTTGTGCAGGGCCGTCTCGATCGACCGCGCGACGATTTGCAAACCGCCAGCCTGACTTGCCGTGGGTGCCACCAGCAGCGTCAGCCGGTCGGGTGAGACCTGGCAGGCGGCTGCGAGATAGGCAATCACCTCGGGCGAGGGCATCTTACGCGTTTCCAATACGCCCACCGCGTCGAGCGTTGTTTCGCGGTGCCCAAGGCGCGCAAAAAGTTCCTCTTTGCCAGCGGCGGCACGCATCGGGCCGGAGCCCATTGCGAAGAAATTGCCTTCGGCAATCTGCCAGCCGGCGTATTGGCTGGCCATGCAAGCGGCAATCGGATGATCGGTCGCAACCGAGATGGCCGGGCCAGGCCACACGCTCGACGTCGGTTCGATCCCAATGCGTCCCAGCCCAGCCATGCAGACGTCGGCCACCGCCAGACCGGCCTCGAGCCCGCCGCGCGACTGGATGCCGGCATCGATCACTGTTGCCTCGCCCACGTGCGAGACATTGACCCGCAGCCGCTCGGCGTCGGCGATGAGACGTTGACAGAGGCTCGCGGCGCGCTGGTTGAGATTCATAGGGCAATCGAAATCTACGGACTGACCGTGTACCGGCAAGTGCTATGGGGTTGTATGATCCCGTTTTGTCACACGCCCGACAATGGGCCTCGGCGTCGAGCATTTGCTTGCTGGCGCCAACGTGGGCTAGAATTTCGTAACTTGAGCGGCCGCCGGACGTCTTCGCGCGGCGTACAACATCGCGCGGCAACTGGAGCGAAATTGCTTGGCTAGCCTGACAGTAGAAAACTACCTGAAGACTATTTACCAAATCTGCGTCGGGCAGGAAGGTAAATCCGCCGCCACAGGCCAGCTGGCAGCAGCGCTGGCCGTCTCGCCGGGGACGGTGACCAGCATGCTCAAAACGCTGAGCGATAGCGAACTGGCCACCTACACACCCTACGAAGGCGCGCGTTTAACCGCGGCGGGCAACTCATTAGCGCTGCGGATATTGCGCCGCCACCGGCTCATCGAGTTGTTCCTTACCAAAACCTTGGATCTTACCTGGGACGAGGTACACGAAGAGGCCGAAAACATGGAGCACGCCGTCAGCGATCTGCTCGTGGACCGCATCGACGCGTTTCTTGGCTATCCGCCCGTCGATCCACACGGCGATCCGATTCCACGGGCCGATGGTTCACTGGTCGACGAGGCTCGCCGACCGCTGGCAGAATGCGAAGTGGGGGTCGAGTTTCGCCTGGCGCGCGTAATCGATCAATCGCCTGAGTTCCTGCGATATCTGAGCGAGGCTGGGTTGCCGTTAGGCGCAGTCGGCCGCGTGACAGCCAACCGCGCCGAGGCGGGCATCGTGACGGTCAACGTCGCCGGCCAGGACACAACACTAGGCCGGCAAGCGGCGGAGAAGATCCTCGTTGCGGCAGGCTAGTGGGCTGCTCGGCGCACTGCCGCGACTAATCCTGGGACGCGAAAGCGTAACGCGTTGCTATCGCTGATTTTTTTCGGCACTTGGCGGCGA
Encoded here:
- the mch gene encoding methenyltetrahydromethanopterin cyclohydrolase, which codes for MNLNQRAASLCQRLIADAERLRVNVSHVGEATVIDAGIQSRGGLEAGLAVADVCMAGLGRIGIEPTSSVWPGPAISVATDHPIAACMASQYAGWQIAEGNFFAMGSGPMRAAAGKEELFARLGHRETTLDAVGVLETRKMPSPEVIAYLAAACQVSPDRLTLLVAPTASQAGGLQIVARSIETALHKLHEIGFDLTRIESGFGVAPLPPVAVDDLAAIGRTNDSILYGAEVTLWVRGSDEDLIAIGPRIPSNSSEDHGQPFRAIFERYERDFYRVDRHLFSPAVVTLINLDSGRTHRFGTLLPEVIQQSFTT
- a CDS encoding metal-dependent transcriptional regulator, giving the protein MASLTVENYLKTIYQICVGQEGKSAATGQLAAALAVSPGTVTSMLKTLSDSELATYTPYEGARLTAAGNSLALRILRRHRLIELFLTKTLDLTWDEVHEEAENMEHAVSDLLVDRIDAFLGYPPVDPHGDPIPRADGSLVDEARRPLAECEVGVEFRLARVIDQSPEFLRYLSEAGLPLGAVGRVTANRAEAGIVTVNVAGQDTTLGRQAAEKILVAAG